One stretch of Amycolatopsis tolypomycina DNA includes these proteins:
- a CDS encoding HARBI1 family protein: protein MIHYGATLDVARELVWFVARVLHTERRRRGTRRGRRALTPYWQAVLVLRWFRDATPLHRLAADHRISIATAYRYLHEAITALAAQAPDLHQVLRERHTAGDTHVILDGSLIPCDRVAATTIKTKGKNRGRIVHLWYSGKHRAFGGNIQFLASPDGFPLWVSAVLPGSRNDLSAARDHGIVGALTAAAGQGLRTLADKAYHPAGIGILTPFKKTAGQPPLNARQRVHNLLHARARALGERAMALLKTRWRALTHISLCPHRIGHIVQAALVLTHHEHHGRY, encoded by the coding sequence ATGATCCATTATGGTGCCACCCTCGATGTGGCGCGTGAACTGGTCTGGTTCGTTGCCCGTGTCCTGCACACCGAGCGCCGGCGGCGTGGCACCCGCCGGGGCCGGCGCGCGTTGACCCCGTACTGGCAGGCGGTGCTGGTGCTGCGCTGGTTCCGCGACGCCACCCCCCTGCACCGGCTGGCGGCCGACCATCGCATCAGCATCGCCACCGCCTACCGCTACCTACACGAAGCCATCACCGCCCTCGCCGCCCAGGCCCCGGACCTGCATCAGGTCCTGCGCGAGCGCCACACCGCCGGTGACACACACGTGATCCTGGACGGTTCGCTGATCCCGTGTGACCGGGTCGCGGCGACCACGATCAAAACCAAAGGTAAGAACCGTGGCCGGATCGTGCACCTGTGGTACTCGGGCAAGCACCGCGCCTTCGGCGGGAACATCCAGTTCCTGGCCAGCCCGGACGGGTTCCCGCTGTGGGTCTCGGCGGTGCTGCCCGGCTCCCGCAACGACCTCTCCGCCGCCCGCGACCACGGAATCGTCGGTGCACTGACCGCCGCCGCCGGCCAGGGCCTGAGAACTCTGGCCGACAAGGCCTACCACCCCGCCGGGATCGGCATCCTCACCCCGTTCAAGAAAACCGCAGGTCAACCACCCCTCAACGCCCGGCAACGGGTCCACAACCTGCTGCACGCCCGAGCCCGGGCCCTGGGTGAACGCGCCATGGCACTCCTCAAAACCCGCTGGCGAGCGTTGACCCACATCAGCCTCTGCCCCCACCGCATCGGCCACATCGTCCAAGCAGCCCTCGTCCTCACCCACCACGAACACCACGGCCGCTACTGA
- a CDS encoding substrate-binding domain-containing protein, with protein sequence MLASERHQLILSLVREHGAVRLTELVERLGVTAVTVRRDVTELADRGLLTRVHGGVTLTRPRGSHPEPGRVASVFGPTAPGALVGMVAPSVEYYWPTVVQGAQSTVAAAGGRLVLRASSYDAAEDRRQITKLLERGVQTLLVAPATSGRGALDLLRWLGSLNVPAVLVERVPPPELPTLALDAATTAHALGAGLAVRHLVSLGHRGVGLVTSRSSPTSRALRTGWRETIDSLGLDTALDLDVPVYGSAGWAGEYDALLARCRRAGVRALLVHADREAIGLIERARDGGIAVPGELAVVSYDDEVAAASDPPLTAVCPQKHRLGAVAAELALARLADPTGRPVHRLQLWPTLVVRESCGGVAESASP encoded by the coding sequence ATGCTCGCCTCGGAACGGCACCAGCTGATCCTTTCCCTGGTGCGCGAACACGGCGCGGTCCGGCTCACCGAACTGGTCGAGCGGCTGGGCGTCACCGCGGTCACCGTCCGCCGGGACGTCACCGAGCTGGCCGACCGCGGGCTGCTGACGCGCGTGCACGGCGGGGTCACGCTGACCCGGCCCCGCGGCAGCCACCCCGAGCCCGGGCGCGTCGCGTCGGTGTTCGGGCCGACCGCGCCCGGCGCGCTGGTCGGCATGGTCGCGCCGTCGGTGGAGTACTACTGGCCGACGGTGGTCCAGGGCGCGCAGTCCACCGTGGCCGCGGCGGGCGGGCGGCTCGTGCTGCGCGCGTCCAGCTACGACGCGGCGGAGGACCGCCGCCAGATCACCAAGCTCCTCGAACGCGGCGTCCAGACGCTGCTGGTCGCGCCGGCCACCAGCGGGCGCGGCGCGCTGGACCTGCTGCGCTGGCTGGGGTCGCTGAACGTCCCGGCGGTCCTCGTCGAGCGCGTCCCGCCGCCGGAGCTGCCCACCCTGGCCCTGGACGCGGCCACGACCGCGCACGCGCTCGGTGCCGGGCTGGCCGTCCGGCACCTGGTTTCGCTGGGCCACCGCGGGGTCGGGCTCGTGACATCGCGGTCCAGCCCGACCAGCCGCGCGCTGCGCACCGGCTGGCGCGAGACGATCGATTCCCTGGGCCTGGACACGGCGCTCGACCTCGACGTCCCGGTCTACGGTTCCGCGGGCTGGGCGGGGGAGTACGACGCGTTGCTGGCGCGCTGCCGCCGGGCGGGGGTGCGCGCCCTGCTGGTGCACGCCGACCGCGAGGCCATCGGCCTGATCGAACGGGCCCGCGACGGCGGCATCGCGGTGCCGGGCGAGCTGGCGGTGGTCTCCTACGACGACGAGGTCGCGGCGGCGTCCGACCCGCCGCTGACCGCGGTGTGCCCGCAGAAGCACCGGCTCGGCGCGGTGGCCGCCGAACTCGCGCTGGCCCGCCTCGCCGACCCGACCGGCCGGCCCGTGCACCGGCTGCAGCTGTGGCCGACGCTCGTGGTGCGCGAATCCTGCGGCGGGGTGGCGGAATCCGCCTCGCCGTGA
- a CDS encoding protein kinase domain-containing protein produces MAFEEQLVNGRYRLLGHLGRGAMSLVWRARDERLDRVVAVKQFLHEPGAGAEVCERAIREARLASRLRHPHAVAVYDVFEDAGSMYLVMEYVPARSLTELLVERGPLPRCDVVRLGRQLGAALAAAHGDWLLHRDVTPNNVLVSDDGTARITDFGVSRALGEHPAADEGVVVGTLPYLAPEVARGGEAGLPSDVYSLGATLYTALEGTPPFGTSDDPITLLRRITENQLTPPVHDGPLTAVLMRMLERDPAARPTMQEAVDLLAAVGRPAPPGPPRRSRLRRAAVTGAAACLTSISVAAGLTLADRPATTAAAPVEHPPTTVTADRTVRSTTTAAVPVPAHPSDGPARHPTAAEPSEPAEPLVAGGCTARYEVTNSWPGGAQAQVTVHNDRPTRLTGWTVTWVLPGGAGIRDLWNGTLTQRGSAVTVTDAGWNALVEPAGSATFGLNQELTAGAPAVPVLSCRTS; encoded by the coding sequence GTGGCTTTCGAGGAACAGCTCGTCAACGGGCGGTACCGGCTACTGGGGCACCTCGGCCGCGGCGCGATGAGCCTGGTGTGGCGAGCCAGGGACGAGCGGCTGGACCGCGTGGTGGCCGTCAAGCAGTTCCTGCACGAGCCGGGCGCGGGCGCCGAAGTCTGCGAGCGGGCGATCCGGGAGGCGCGGCTGGCGTCCCGGCTGCGGCACCCGCACGCCGTCGCCGTGTACGACGTCTTCGAAGACGCCGGCTCGATGTACCTGGTCATGGAGTACGTGCCGGCCCGGTCGCTGACCGAGCTGCTCGTCGAGCGGGGGCCGCTGCCCCGGTGCGACGTGGTGCGGCTCGGGCGGCAGCTCGGCGCCGCCCTCGCGGCCGCGCACGGCGACTGGCTCCTGCACCGGGACGTCACGCCCAACAACGTGCTCGTCAGCGACGACGGCACCGCCCGGATCACCGACTTCGGGGTGTCGCGCGCGCTCGGCGAGCACCCGGCCGCCGACGAAGGCGTCGTCGTCGGCACCCTCCCCTACCTGGCCCCGGAGGTCGCCCGAGGCGGCGAGGCCGGGCTGCCGTCGGACGTCTACTCCCTCGGCGCCACGCTCTACACCGCGCTGGAGGGCACGCCGCCGTTCGGCACCAGCGACGACCCGATCACGCTGCTCCGGCGGATCACCGAGAACCAGCTCACCCCGCCGGTCCACGACGGCCCGCTGACCGCCGTGCTGATGCGGATGCTCGAACGCGACCCGGCCGCGCGCCCGACGATGCAGGAGGCGGTCGACCTCCTGGCCGCCGTCGGCCGCCCGGCCCCGCCCGGCCCACCCCGCCGGTCCCGGCTCCGCCGCGCCGCCGTGACCGGGGCCGCCGCGTGCCTGACGTCGATCAGCGTGGCGGCCGGCCTCACCCTCGCCGACCGGCCGGCGACCACCGCCGCGGCTCCCGTCGAGCACCCGCCGACGACCGTCACCGCGGACCGCACCGTCCGCAGCACCACCACGGCCGCCGTCCCGGTACCGGCCCACCCCTCCGACGGGCCGGCGCGGCACCCGACGGCGGCCGAGCCGTCCGAACCGGCCGAGCCCTTGGTGGCCGGGGGCTGCACCGCGCGCTACGAGGTCACGAACTCCTGGCCGGGCGGCGCCCAGGCGCAGGTGACCGTGCACAACGACCGCCCGACGCGGCTCACCGGCTGGACGGTGACCTGGGTGCTGCCCGGCGGGGCCGGCATCCGCGACCTGTGGAACGGCACCCTGACCCAGCGCGGCTCCGCCGTCACGGTCACCGACGCGGGCTGGAACGCCCTCGTCGAACCGGCGGGCTCGGCGACGTTCGGGCTGAACCAGGAGCTCACGGCGGGCGCGCCTGCCGTCCCGGTCCTCAGCTGCCGGACCAGCTGA
- a CDS encoding MFS transporter, with protein sequence MTLADVGRPPKAVLATLLGVSTMTIMASATITPALPGMERHFAAEPHAQLLVRLVLTLPGLAIMVAAPLLARLGDRTGRVPVLACCLLLYTVGGGSGLVLDSLPWLLAGRALLGVGIAGVMTTSTALLADHHPAADHGRVLGLQGAAMGFGGVVALLLGGLLAAASWRGPFAVYLLALPLLLLVLRFVPEAATQPDTGAAPAASPWQPRLLGLYVVMFLGVVVFYTVPTQAPFWLAKVGGAGPAVTGALIAAVNLVMTLVGLNFRRLRARWDFPALAIVLFTAFAAGLVLVGSASSLGVAALGMVVVGAGIGLLNPTVNGWVVASVAPGARTRALGLLTSALFLGQFASPLLAQPVADGVGLGWTFGCAGIAAAVIAAVLAISRAAAARRRP encoded by the coding sequence ATGACACTCGCCGACGTCGGGCGGCCACCGAAAGCCGTGCTCGCCACGCTGCTCGGGGTCAGCACCATGACCATCATGGCCAGCGCCACCATCACCCCGGCCCTGCCCGGCATGGAGCGCCACTTCGCCGCCGAGCCGCACGCGCAGCTGCTGGTCCGGCTGGTGCTCACCCTGCCGGGGCTCGCGATCATGGTCGCCGCCCCGCTGCTGGCCCGGCTCGGCGACCGGACCGGCCGCGTCCCGGTGCTCGCCTGCTGCCTGCTGCTCTACACCGTCGGCGGCGGGTCCGGGCTGGTGCTCGACTCCCTGCCCTGGCTGCTCGCCGGACGCGCCCTGCTCGGCGTCGGGATCGCCGGCGTCATGACCACCTCGACCGCTCTGCTCGCCGATCACCACCCCGCCGCCGACCACGGCCGGGTGCTGGGCCTGCAGGGCGCGGCGATGGGCTTCGGCGGCGTCGTCGCGCTGCTGCTGGGCGGCCTGCTGGCCGCCGCGAGCTGGCGCGGCCCGTTCGCCGTCTACCTGCTCGCCCTGCCGCTGCTGCTCCTCGTGCTCCGGTTCGTGCCCGAAGCAGCCACGCAGCCGGACACCGGGGCCGCCCCGGCCGCGTCGCCGTGGCAGCCGCGGCTGCTCGGGCTGTACGTCGTCATGTTCCTCGGGGTGGTGGTCTTCTACACCGTGCCGACGCAGGCGCCGTTCTGGCTCGCCAAGGTCGGCGGCGCGGGCCCGGCCGTGACCGGCGCGCTCATCGCCGCGGTCAACCTGGTGATGACCCTGGTGGGCCTGAACTTCCGGCGGCTGCGGGCCCGCTGGGACTTCCCGGCGCTGGCGATCGTCCTGTTCACGGCGTTCGCCGCCGGGCTGGTCCTGGTCGGGTCGGCGAGCTCACTGGGCGTGGCCGCGCTCGGGATGGTCGTGGTCGGGGCCGGGATCGGCCTGCTGAACCCGACCGTCAACGGCTGGGTGGTGGCCTCGGTCGCCCCGGGCGCGCGCACCCGGGCCCTCGGCCTGCTCACGTCGGCGTTGTTCCTCGGCCAGTTCGCTTCGCCGCTGCTCGCCCAGCCCGTCGCCGACGGCGTCGGGCTGGGCTGGACCTTCGGCTGCGCGGGCATCGCCGCCGCCGTGATCGCGGCCGTGCTGGCGATCTCCCGCGCCGCCGCGGCCCGGCGCCGTCCTTGA
- a CDS encoding STAS domain-containing protein: MLDQIAAPQFRVDVPAAMTVRVTATAEATTVAVRGEIDLPVLGRLRTRLGEEIDLAPRALVLDLSPVSFCGAGGITELLVAASEAHVSGVPFAIAAAGRAVLRPIRVLGLERVLPIHRSAEAALAWLAVLPRLRGGAGLDLDQR, from the coding sequence GTGCTCGACCAGATCGCCGCTCCGCAGTTCCGCGTCGACGTCCCGGCCGCGATGACGGTGCGGGTGACCGCCACCGCTGAGGCGACGACCGTCGCGGTCCGCGGCGAGATCGACCTGCCGGTACTGGGCAGGCTCCGTACCCGGCTGGGCGAGGAGATCGACCTGGCGCCGCGGGCGCTGGTGCTGGACCTGTCCCCGGTGTCGTTCTGCGGCGCGGGCGGGATCACCGAGCTGCTGGTGGCGGCTTCGGAGGCGCACGTGAGCGGGGTGCCGTTCGCGATCGCGGCGGCGGGGCGGGCGGTGCTGCGGCCGATCCGGGTGCTCGGGCTGGAGCGGGTGCTGCCGATCCACCGGAGTGCCGAGGCGGCGCTGGCGTGGCTCGCGGTGCTGCCGCGGCTGCGCGGCGGCGCCGGCCTTGACCTCGACCAAAGGTGA
- a CDS encoding LacI family DNA-binding transcriptional regulator has translation MGLEKVLTKMTKFRDVADEPPGGSRGAVTITDVANAAGVSASTVSYVITGKRTISPATRRRVEETIRTLGYRRRSGSPAPRAGVLAVAVPLLGDRQLGLEMEFFSAAAGAARELGFDLLLVTDDEGTSGLHRVTSAGLADAVIVLDAGEDDPRVPVLLASGRPAVLVGAPGRQRGLASVALDFAPAGLACLHRLADLGHRSIAHLGPPVTRPGHRLRYLTGFAENVRAAAEERGVAVVSRPCAPSADDVARCLDELFAEDGPTALVVHDEAVLPLVMTALGQRGRQVPGDVSVVAVCSDTVAGQQRIRPTAVVVPAAELGALAVRRAVHQLDNGPVAEPDVVFPRLVEGESTAAVVREEVPLPRG, from the coding sequence ATGGGTCTCGAGAAAGTCCTCACCAAGATGACGAAATTCCGCGACGTGGCGGACGAACCGCCCGGCGGCAGCCGCGGCGCGGTCACGATCACCGACGTGGCGAACGCCGCCGGTGTCTCGGCGAGCACCGTGTCCTACGTGATCACCGGGAAGCGGACGATCTCCCCCGCCACCCGGCGGCGGGTCGAAGAAACCATCCGGACCCTCGGCTACCGGCGGCGCAGCGGCTCGCCCGCCCCGCGCGCCGGCGTCCTCGCGGTAGCGGTGCCGCTGCTCGGCGACCGCCAGCTGGGCCTGGAGATGGAGTTCTTCTCCGCGGCCGCGGGCGCGGCCCGTGAACTCGGGTTCGACCTGCTCCTGGTGACCGACGACGAAGGCACCAGCGGCCTGCACCGGGTGACGTCGGCCGGGCTGGCCGACGCGGTGATCGTGCTGGACGCCGGTGAGGACGACCCGCGCGTGCCCGTCCTGCTCGCCTCCGGACGCCCGGCCGTGCTGGTCGGCGCGCCGGGGCGGCAGCGCGGGCTGGCGTCGGTGGCGCTCGACTTCGCCCCCGCCGGGCTGGCCTGCCTCCACCGGCTCGCCGACCTCGGCCACCGGTCGATCGCCCACCTCGGGCCGCCGGTGACCCGGCCGGGCCACCGGCTCCGGTACCTCACGGGCTTCGCGGAGAACGTCCGGGCCGCCGCCGAAGAGCGTGGCGTGGCCGTGGTTTCCCGGCCGTGCGCGCCGTCGGCCGACGACGTCGCCCGCTGCCTCGACGAACTGTTCGCCGAAGACGGCCCGACCGCACTGGTCGTCCACGACGAAGCGGTCCTCCCCCTCGTCATGACCGCGCTCGGGCAGCGCGGGCGGCAGGTCCCCGGCGACGTCTCGGTCGTCGCCGTCTGCTCGGACACCGTGGCGGGACAGCAGCGGATCCGGCCCACCGCGGTGGTGGTCCCGGCGGCCGAGCTCGGCGCGCTGGCGGTCCGGCGGGCGGTGCACCAGCTCGACAACGGGCCCGTCGCCGAGCCCGACGTCGTGTTCCCCCGGCTCGTCGAAGGCGAAAGCACGGCGGCCGTCGTCCGGGAAGAGGTACCGCTCCCGCGCGGGTGA
- a CDS encoding heparinase II/III family protein has product MALRPPVPDVRDRTVWDAVDGAAILAEAEAVLARPAPVLTATAWARTFRDGVRTDYEDAARALRERVTLLVLAAVLTGEVPPKPVRFLDGAIDGLVALAEATTWCWAPHDRHAAGRGEVLADPGDPFLDLGAAEVASLFAWADHVLGPHLELRAPGLRRRLRREVDVRVLTPFERVRDWHWLGLDGDAHNWNPWIHSGVLAAAVLLVDDEERRERLVRLVAEGLEHYVAVLPDDGGVDEGVAYWWHGACRLLECLDLLGETGDLPLPAELIRFPHRMHLGGDAYVNAGDAPARLPLAQPWHVLYRWGRRLSDDEVCAHAVSRAREGGRLVWPEAGLGRALTGLTDPDWRTAEPGGTWLAREEWLPRVQVLVARETAGTARGLTLAVKAGHNGERHNHLDVGSYWVAVDGVPLVADVGQPTYTAASFGPDRYRAWPLRSEWHNVPEPGVTQEPGEASGARDVRVELTASAATLTADLAGAYPGVPRWIRSVRLVRAPHPHVLVTDDDSVRPVRLRHVLAGDVELGDGEAVVAGKLRLSWDPRHTTAELERRPLADPLLRASWGEHLDRLTLVVHDGPARVRLERVR; this is encoded by the coding sequence GTGGCCCTGCGGCCACCGGTCCCGGACGTGCGCGACCGCACGGTCTGGGACGCCGTGGACGGCGCGGCGATCCTCGCCGAAGCCGAGGCCGTGCTCGCCCGTCCGGCGCCGGTCCTGACGGCGACGGCGTGGGCCAGGACCTTCCGCGACGGCGTCCGGACGGACTACGAAGACGCGGCCCGAGCCCTGCGCGAACGCGTGACGCTGCTGGTGCTGGCCGCGGTGCTGACCGGCGAGGTGCCGCCGAAGCCGGTGCGGTTCCTGGACGGCGCGATCGACGGGCTGGTCGCGCTCGCCGAGGCGACCACGTGGTGCTGGGCACCCCACGACCGGCACGCGGCCGGGCGCGGGGAAGTGCTGGCCGATCCCGGCGACCCGTTCCTCGACCTGGGCGCGGCCGAGGTCGCCTCGCTGTTCGCCTGGGCCGATCACGTGCTGGGCCCGCACCTCGAACTCCGGGCGCCGGGACTGCGCAGACGCTTGCGGCGGGAGGTGGACGTCCGCGTCCTGACGCCGTTCGAACGCGTCCGCGACTGGCACTGGCTCGGTCTCGACGGCGACGCGCACAACTGGAACCCGTGGATCCACAGTGGCGTTCTCGCGGCTGCCGTGCTGCTCGTCGACGACGAAGAGCGGCGCGAGCGGCTGGTGCGGCTGGTGGCCGAAGGGCTCGAGCACTACGTCGCGGTCCTGCCCGACGACGGCGGCGTCGACGAAGGCGTCGCCTACTGGTGGCACGGCGCCTGCCGCCTGCTGGAGTGCCTCGATCTGCTCGGCGAGACGGGGGATCTCCCCCTGCCGGCCGAGCTGATCCGCTTCCCACACCGGATGCACCTGGGTGGCGACGCGTACGTCAACGCCGGAGACGCCCCGGCCCGCCTGCCCCTGGCCCAGCCGTGGCACGTCCTGTACCGGTGGGGCCGGCGCCTGTCCGACGACGAGGTCTGCGCGCACGCGGTGAGCCGGGCGCGGGAAGGTGGCCGGCTCGTGTGGCCGGAGGCCGGTCTCGGCCGTGCCCTGACCGGGCTGACCGACCCGGACTGGCGGACGGCGGAACCGGGTGGCACCTGGCTGGCCCGCGAGGAATGGCTGCCGCGGGTGCAGGTGCTCGTCGCCCGGGAGACGGCGGGCACGGCGCGCGGGCTGACGCTCGCGGTCAAGGCCGGGCACAACGGGGAGCGGCACAACCACCTCGACGTGGGGTCCTACTGGGTGGCGGTCGACGGCGTGCCGCTGGTGGCCGACGTCGGGCAGCCGACCTACACCGCGGCCAGCTTCGGCCCGGACCGCTACCGAGCCTGGCCGCTGCGCAGCGAGTGGCACAACGTCCCCGAACCGGGTGTCACGCAGGAGCCGGGGGAGGCGTCCGGAGCGCGGGACGTCCGGGTGGAGCTCACCGCCTCCGCGGCCACGCTCACCGCGGACCTCGCCGGCGCCTACCCCGGCGTGCCGCGCTGGATCCGCTCGGTGCGGCTGGTCCGCGCCCCGCACCCGCACGTCCTGGTGACCGACGACGACAGCGTCCGGCCGGTCCGGCTCCGGCACGTGCTCGCCGGCGACGTCGAGCTGGGCGACGGCGAGGCGGTCGTGGCGGGGAAGCTGCGGCTGAGCTGGGACCCGCGGCACACCACCGCGGAGCTCGAACGCCGCCCGCTGGCCGACCCGCTGCTGCGGGCCTCCTGGGGCGAGCACCTCGACCGGCTCACCCTGGTGGTGCACGACGGCCCGGCGCGGGTCCGGCTGGAGCGGGTCCGGTGA
- a CDS encoding serine/threonine-protein kinase gives MTEATEGSVPVHEGAVIAGRYRVLGRAGHGAMGTVWRAKDERLDRLVAIKQLFPDSPADPAAAERTRERTIREARVTARLRHPHAVVVYDVVEQGAAAYITMEYLAARTLTDLLEEHGPLVPEYAAELGAQLASALAAAHAEGVVHRDISPNNVLVTTDGTAKITDFGVAHARGEGTATGRGLVVGTPAYLAPEVADGEEPGFPSDVYSLGATLYTALEGRPPFGTDENQLALLKRVGSGEITPPATSGPVTDAVLRLLRRDPADRPAMAGAARLLTRATAPGVTPAVPPPAAAEPVPTQRRRRFRVAFAATAVVLTAAAVVAATAIPPGREPANAAAQLASAPSGTPPTGSAGPATGSAGPATAEPTRCAARYQVVKSWNGGFQGLVTVRNSGRAGVRGWTVSWATPAGTSIDDLWNGRLVRTGATSVIVNAEWNAELKQGESTTFGFIALARGGNRGMPVTECRPGE, from the coding sequence ATGACGGAAGCGACAGAGGGGAGCGTGCCCGTGCACGAAGGGGCAGTGATCGCCGGCCGGTACCGCGTGCTGGGCCGGGCGGGTCACGGCGCGATGGGGACCGTGTGGCGGGCCAAGGACGAACGGCTCGACCGCCTGGTCGCGATCAAGCAGCTCTTCCCCGACTCCCCCGCCGACCCGGCGGCCGCGGAACGCACGCGCGAGCGGACGATCCGGGAGGCCAGGGTCACCGCCCGGCTGCGCCACCCGCACGCGGTCGTCGTCTACGACGTCGTCGAGCAGGGGGCCGCGGCCTACATCACGATGGAGTACCTGGCGGCCCGCACGCTCACCGACCTGCTGGAGGAGCACGGCCCGCTGGTGCCGGAGTACGCGGCGGAACTGGGCGCCCAGCTCGCCTCGGCGCTGGCCGCGGCGCACGCGGAAGGCGTGGTGCACCGCGACATCAGCCCGAACAACGTCCTCGTCACCACCGACGGCACGGCGAAGATCACCGACTTCGGCGTCGCCCACGCGCGCGGGGAGGGCACGGCCACCGGCCGCGGGCTGGTCGTCGGCACGCCGGCCTACCTCGCCCCGGAGGTCGCCGACGGCGAGGAACCCGGCTTCCCCTCCGACGTCTACTCCCTCGGCGCGACGCTCTACACCGCGCTCGAAGGGCGGCCGCCGTTCGGCACCGACGAAAACCAGCTCGCCCTGCTCAAACGCGTCGGCAGCGGCGAGATCACCCCGCCGGCCACCAGCGGCCCGGTCACCGACGCCGTCCTCCGGCTGCTCCGGCGGGATCCGGCCGACCGCCCCGCGATGGCCGGGGCGGCCCGGTTGCTGACCCGCGCCACCGCGCCCGGGGTGACCCCGGCGGTCCCGCCGCCGGCCGCCGCCGAGCCGGTTCCCACCCAGCGGCGCCGCCGTTTCCGCGTGGCCTTCGCCGCGACGGCGGTGGTGCTGACGGCGGCCGCGGTCGTGGCGGCGACCGCCATCCCGCCCGGCCGCGAACCCGCGAATGCCGCGGCCCAGCTCGCTTCGGCACCGTCCGGCACCCCGCCCACCGGGTCGGCGGGGCCGGCCACGGGTTCGGCGGGTCCGGCCACGGCCGAGCCCACCCGCTGCGCCGCGCGCTACCAGGTGGTGAAGTCGTGGAACGGCGGCTTCCAGGGGCTGGTGACCGTCCGCAACAGCGGGCGGGCCGGGGTCCGCGGGTGGACGGTCAGCTGGGCGACGCCGGCCGGGACGAGCATCGACGACCTGTGGAACGGCAGGCTGGTGCGGACCGGGGCGACGTCGGTGATCGTGAACGCCGAGTGGAATGCGGAGCTGAAGCAGGGCGAATCGACCACCTTCGGCTTCATCGCCCTGGCTCGCGGGGGCAACCGGGGGATGCCGGTGACCGAGTGCAGACCGGGGGAATGA
- a CDS encoding protein kinase domain-containing protein: MAAKKGALAGRYRLLEPAGHHPGAEAWRAKDELLDRFVVVARLPPGCPFDAAHSDRVRAKAIRDARAAVRLHHPHVVVVHDVFEQDLTPYVVTEDLATRTLAELVERQGSFPPDRVAALGAQLASALAAAHAAGIRHRGLGPDKVLLTADGTAKIAGFGLSTGGFPAPEVAGGASPGFAADVYSLGATLYFALEGRVPGTAVPPRASGPVLDALLPLVRPEPATRPSMAEAERTLTGLAVPRPPSVAEPRSGRNRARVLVTGTVLVVALGTAVTTRAAFRRLSTS; encoded by the coding sequence GTGGCAGCGAAAAAGGGCGCATTGGCCGGGCGGTACCGGCTGCTCGAACCGGCCGGTCACCACCCCGGCGCCGAGGCGTGGCGGGCCAAGGACGAATTGCTCGACCGGTTCGTCGTCGTCGCGCGGCTGCCGCCGGGGTGCCCGTTCGACGCGGCCCATTCCGACCGCGTCCGGGCCAAGGCGATCCGCGACGCCAGGGCGGCGGTCCGGCTGCACCACCCGCACGTGGTCGTCGTGCACGACGTCTTCGAACAGGACCTCACCCCGTACGTGGTGACCGAGGACCTGGCGACCCGCACGCTGGCCGAGCTGGTCGAGCGGCAGGGAAGCTTCCCGCCGGACCGCGTGGCGGCGCTCGGCGCCCAGCTGGCTTCGGCGCTGGCGGCCGCGCACGCGGCGGGCATCCGCCACCGCGGCCTCGGCCCGGACAAGGTGCTCCTCACCGCGGACGGCACGGCCAAGATCGCCGGCTTCGGACTGAGCACCGGCGGCTTCCCCGCCCCGGAGGTGGCCGGCGGCGCGAGCCCTGGCTTCGCCGCCGACGTCTATTCCCTGGGCGCCACGTTGTATTTCGCGCTGGAGGGGCGGGTGCCCGGCACGGCCGTCCCGCCGCGGGCGAGCGGCCCGGTCCTCGACGCCCTGCTACCCCTGGTCCGCCCCGAGCCGGCCACGCGCCCGTCGATGGCCGAAGCCGAGCGGACGCTGACCGGCCTGGCGGTGCCCCGTCCCCCGTCGGTCGCGGAGCCCCGGAGCGGCCGGAACCGCGCGCGGGTCCTGGTGACGGGCACGGTGCTGGTCGTGGCCCTCGGCACGGCGGTGACCACCCGCGCGGCCTTCCGCCGCCTCAGCACCTCCTGA